The genomic DNA GACCCGCACCACCCGCAGCGTTTCCCCCACCGCAGCCGGCGAACGCTTGCTCAACGCCATTGGCAACCGTTTCGATGAAATCGAAGCCGAGCTCGACATGTTGACGGAGCTTCGCGACAAGCCCGCCGGCACGGTGAGGATCACCTGTGGACCCGATGTGTTATCGCGCACCCTGTTGCCTAAGTTGACGCCACTTTTGCGTCAATACCCCGACATTCACATCGAGTTCGATGCCAATCACGGTTTTCGCGATATCGTTGCCGACCGCTTCGATGCGGGCGTTCGTATGGGAGATACCATCGATAAAGACATGATCGCGTTGCCGATAGGACCGCAGTTGCGTATGGCCGCGGTCGCCTCGCCGGACTACTTCGCCCGTCATCCTGTTCCGCAAACGCCGCATGAGCTGACGCAGCACCAGTGTATTAACCAGAGGATGATTAAATCCGGTGGGATTTACGTCTGGGATTTTGATCAGGACGGTGGCGATCTGAACGTGCGCGTGAATGGCCAGCTGACCTTTAATACTTCCTGGCATATTGTCGAAGCTGCCCTGGCGGGATTCGGGATTGCTTTCCTGCCCGAAGACGAGTTTGGCGATCATATTGCTGAAGGCCGGTTAATCCGCGTGCTGGAACCCTGGTGTCTGCCCTTCCCGGGGTATTATCTCTACTACCCGAGCCGAAAGCAGCCGTCGCCGGCCTTTTCGCTGGTGGTGGATGCGTTGCGGATGCGATAACGTTGACCCGATTTCATCGATCATCGCCCTGTGGCCCACATTGTTACGCGCGGCATCGGGCTATTCTCCTCTTCACACTATGAGGAGAATACCCATGAAAATCACCCAGATTCGTAATGCCACTCAGCTGATTACCTACGCCGGGAAACGCTTTTTAATCGACCCAATGCTGGCCCCGAAGGGCGCTTATCCGGGCTTCCCCGGCACGGCGCATGCGGAGATCCGCAACCCAATGGTCGAGCTTCCCGTTGACGTCAACACGCTGCTGGAGGCGGATGCCGTGATCGTCACCCATACCCATGACGATCACTGGGATCGCGCCGCAGTCGAACTGATCGGCAAAGATAAACCTGTCTTTGTGCAGAACGACAGCGACGCCGCGCTGCTGCGCAGACAGGGATTTACCCACCTGACGGTGATGACCGAGGAGACGGCGTTTGGCGATATCCGGATCGCGAAAACCCGCGGCGGCCAGCACGGTACCGATCGTGCTTACGCCGTGCCGGAGCTGGCGGAACGGCTGGGTGAAGTCTGTGGCGTGGTTTTACGTCATCCTGATGAGAAGACGCTCTACATTGTCGGGGATACCATCTGGCGTGATGAAGTGGCAGCCGATCTGCAAAAGCATCAGCCGGATGTGGTGGTGCTTAACGCGGGCTATGCTCACGTCATCGGGTTTGGGCCGATTATCATGGGCCAGGAAGATGTGCTCAACGTCCACTTCCTGCTGCCGCAGGCGAAAATTGTGGCGACCCATATGGAGGCCATCAACCACTGCCTGTTGACCCGCCATGCGCTGCGTGAGTACGTTGACGCGAACCTGATTGGTGATGCGGTGAGCATTCCCGAGGATGGTGAAACCGTTATATTCTGAGCATCACCAGGGGAAAGGAGAGATACATGGCGCTAATCAACGTCGCGATTGTTGCGGTAGACGGGTTCAGCCCGTTCCACTACTCCGTTCCCTGCATTTTGTTTGGTGATACGGTATCCGGCAAAAAGCGCTTTAGTGTGTTGATCTGCGCCGAAAAACCGGGATTACTGACATCCACAGACGGGTTTGCGCTTAACGCGACTCACGATTTCTCCGCCATCGGCCAGGCAGATATCGTCGTGGTGCCTTACTGGCAGCATGTCCAGCAACGCCCGCCCCAGACGCTTCTCGACAGCCTGGTCCAGGCCAGAGACAACGGAGCGGAGATCGTCGGGCTTTGTCTGGGGTCGTTTGTGCTGGGTTATGCGGGCATTCTCGACGGTAAACGCGCGGCCACGCACTGGGAGTTTGAACATCAGTTTCAGACGCTTTTCCCGGACGTAAAGCTGGATATCAATGCGCTCTACGTCGATGATGGCAATATCATCACCTCTGCGGGTACCGCTGCCGCGCTTGACTGCTGCCTGTACATCATCCGCCAGCGCTTTGGCAGCGTGGTCGCTAACCAGATTGCCCGCCGTATGATCGTGCCGCCACACCGCGAGGGGGGGCAGGCACAGTTTATTGCCCAGCCGGTACCGAAAGATACCCGTGACGGACGAATCAACTCCCTGATTGACTATCTCCAGCAGCACATTGCCGAACCGCATAATCTGGACTCGCTGGCAGAGGTGGTATCGATGAGCCGCCGCACGCTTACCCGCCATTTTATAAAAGCCACCGGGATGAGCGTGGCCGACTGGCTGACCACCGAGCGCATGCGGCGCAGCCAGATATTGTTAGAAGCCGGGAATATGCCCATTGAAAGCGTGGCAGAGCTGGTAGGGTTTAACTCTGCGGTGACCTGGCGCCAGCAATTTAAGGCGCGTTTTGGCGTGAGTCCGGCAGAATGGCGTAAGACTTTTCGGCTTCGTCATTAATTTATTACTGCTTCCTCGGCGATGCGGCGTTCGATACCCGCTATGTTTCCAACGTAGTGCTCGACCAGACTGATAACCGCTACCTGAACGGTATCGGCTCCGATCTGGATCGGATGCGCTATCTGATGGATAACGCCGCGGCGGCGCAGCAGTCGCTGGGCCTGCAGTTTGGCGTCTCGCTGACTGCGGATCAGATTGCTGCGCTCGACCACAGCTTACTGTGGTGGGAGAAGGACGCTGTCAACGGCGAAACGGCGAAACGGCGAAACGGTGATGGTGCCGAAGCTTTACCTGTCGCCGAAGGACGTTACCGTCAATAACGGCAGCGTGATTGCGGGCAACAACGTCACCCTGAAGGGGGGAAGCATCACCAACAGCAGGCGCTGTGGGGGCGGCATCCGGCGAACTGATTGCGACAGCGATTGCCAGACAGCTCTATCCGGACACAGATCCGTCGACGCTGACGGAAGAGCAGAAGCAGACCGTGAGTACGCTGGCATCTGTTTCAGAGGGCATAGCTGGCGGGCTTGCCGGGGGAAATACGGCTGGTGCGGCGGCCGGGGCCAGTACAGGGA from Enterobacter ludwigii includes the following:
- a CDS encoding GlxA family transcriptional regulator produces the protein MALINVAIVAVDGFSPFHYSVPCILFGDTVSGKKRFSVLICAEKPGLLTSTDGFALNATHDFSAIGQADIVVVPYWQHVQQRPPQTLLDSLVQARDNGAEIVGLCLGSFVLGYAGILDGKRAATHWEFEHQFQTLFPDVKLDINALYVDDGNIITSAGTAAALDCCLYIIRQRFGSVVANQIARRMIVPPHREGGQAQFIAQPVPKDTRDGRINSLIDYLQQHIAEPHNLDSLAEVVSMSRRTLTRHFIKATGMSVADWLTTERMRRSQILLEAGNMPIESVAELVGFNSAVTWRQQFKARFGVSPAEWRKTFRLRH
- a CDS encoding LysR family transcriptional regulator, with protein sequence MKRNLNDLFAFVTVAREGSFTRAAAQLGVTQPALSQAITGLENRMQIRLLTRTTRSVSPTAAGERLLNAIGNRFDEIEAELDMLTELRDKPAGTVRITCGPDVLSRTLLPKLTPLLRQYPDIHIEFDANHGFRDIVADRFDAGVRMGDTIDKDMIALPIGPQLRMAAVASPDYFARHPVPQTPHELTQHQCINQRMIKSGGIYVWDFDQDGGDLNVRVNGQLTFNTSWHIVEAALAGFGIAFLPEDEFGDHIAEGRLIRVLEPWCLPFPGYYLYYPSRKQPSPAFSLVVDALRMR
- a CDS encoding MBL fold metallo-hydrolase, yielding MKITQIRNATQLITYAGKRFLIDPMLAPKGAYPGFPGTAHAEIRNPMVELPVDVNTLLEADAVIVTHTHDDHWDRAAVELIGKDKPVFVQNDSDAALLRRQGFTHLTVMTEETAFGDIRIAKTRGGQHGTDRAYAVPELAERLGEVCGVVLRHPDEKTLYIVGDTIWRDEVAADLQKHQPDVVVLNAGYAHVIGFGPIIMGQEDVLNVHFLLPQAKIVATHMEAINHCLLTRHALREYVDANLIGDAVSIPEDGETVIF